The genomic DNA CATGTTGACGCTGTTCAATACGTTATCTTCCGGGCTGTCGAAGCCTTTGAGAAATTCCTTAGGGTCGATGCCTGAGTAGGTCAGCGTATCGATCGTTTCTTGTGGAATGCCGCGGTCCAGCATTTTTTGAAGTGTTGCATCGCTTTTGATTGCGGCCATTCCGCAGTCATAGTGTCCGACTACGAAAACTTCATCTGCCTGCAGTTCGTATACCGCTACTAATATGCTGCGCATGATTGAGCCAAAAGGGTGGCTGACAGTGGCCCCTGCGTTTTTGACGATTTTTACATCACCGTTTTTGAGGTTCATGGATTTTGGCATAAGCTCGACCAATCTTGTGTCCATGCATCCGAAGATAACCATTTTTTTATCGGGAAACTTCGTTGTGGTGAATGCTTCATACTTTTTGTCAGCTACGAATTGTTCATTATAGTCTAGAATTTCGCTTAGTAATGTCATTTTAAATCTCCCTTTTTTTATTTTATTATATTATATAAAATAAATGGAATCTAATCATCTGCCACTATTCGCATAAAAATTGTCATAATAAGTTGATTACATTATCATGTAAGAAAGAACGTTATCGGGGGTATCAACCATGAAGAAAATCTATATCATCCATGAAAACAGCGATTGGACGGTGCATTTGACAGATCGATTGGACGAGCTTGGCCTTCCTTATGAAGAGTGGTTTTTGGACAAAGGAATTGTAGAGTTGGATGGAACGCCGCCGGAAGGTGTGTTTTATAATCGGATCAGTGCATCTTCACATACAAGAAATCATCGGTACGCACCTGAATTGACGGAATCGGTGCTTGGCTGGCTTGAGTACCATGACAGGATTGTCCTCAATGGAAGCAGGGCTATCCGGCTCGAGGTCAGCAAGGTGCACCAATATATGAAATTGAAGCAATTCGGAATCCAGACTCCTAAGACGATCGCGGCGGTCGGGAAAGAAGAAATCATCGACGCGGCAAGAAAGCTTGGCAAAACGCCTTTCATCACCAAGCATAATCGTGCAGGCAAAGGGCTTGGGGTTCAGCTGTTTCACTCAATGGAAGCATTGGAGGAATACGTTCACAGTGGTCAATTTGAAGAGTCAATCGATGGAATCACGTTGATTCAAGAATACATACAATCTCCGGATCAATCGATCACACGCTGTGAATTTATCGGAGGAAAGTTCATCTATGCCGTGAAGGTCGATACATCGGAAGGATTTGAACTCTGCCCTGCCGATGCATGTAAGAT from Falsibacillus albus includes the following:
- a CDS encoding beta-class carbonic anhydrase, encoding MTLLSEILDYNEQFVADKKYEAFTTTKFPDKKMVIFGCMDTRLVELMPKSMNLKNGDVKIVKNAGATVSHPFGSIMRSILVAVYELQADEVFVVGHYDCGMAAIKSDATLQKMLDRGIPQETIDTLTYSGIDPKEFLKGFDSPEDNVLNSVNMIRNHPLMDPKIPVHGLIINPESGKLDLLVDGYSK
- a CDS encoding ATP-grasp domain-containing protein, whose product is MKKIYIIHENSDWTVHLTDRLDELGLPYEEWFLDKGIVELDGTPPEGVFYNRISASSHTRNHRYAPELTESVLGWLEYHDRIVLNGSRAIRLEVSKVHQYMKLKQFGIQTPKTIAAVGKEEIIDAARKLGKTPFITKHNRAGKGLGVQLFHSMEALEEYVHSGQFEESIDGITLIQEYIQSPDQSITRCEFIGGKFIYAVKVDTSEGFELCPADACKIEDAYCPVGENDAEKPKFEIIEDFEHPIIQRYEAFLKESGIDIAGIEMIENADGDIFTYDVNTNTNYNSDAEKIAGKYGMLELAKFLGAKLNQI